A single Lactuca sativa cultivar Salinas chromosome 8, Lsat_Salinas_v11, whole genome shotgun sequence DNA region contains:
- the LOC111903769 gene encoding uncharacterized protein LOC111903769, with translation MVSELGLLSKSQSTSADEARQKDNQKKDAKALFFIQQAIDETIFPRIAAAVTSKEAWDILKTEYQGSAKVITVKLQSLRRQFETLNMKPNEAVKEYLAKAASIVTQMRAYGDKISDEIMVAKVLRSLPVKFDHVVAAIEESKDLKTFTFDELMGSLQAHEARINMNHTQEEEQAFQIQGEQNRFSGGRGRVRTSSFRGRGRGRSRGAVVRCDHCGKLGHKEEDWWAKQGQAKYTEEEYVERDECLFMTYGNQASRKKEIWYIDSACSNHITGTREKFKNLDESEKSRVKLGDDKVVTIKGTGTVTISIEGKDKLIKDVHFAPGLAHNLISVG, from the exons atggtatcagagcttggtctCTTATCCAAGTCTCAATCG ACAAGTGCAGATGAAGCCCGTCAAAAAGATAATCAGAAGAAAGATGCTAAAGCCTTGTTCTTTATTCAACAGGCAATAGATGAGACCATCTTCCCTAGAATTGCTGCAGCAGTCACATCAAAGGAAGCTTGGGATATTCTCAAGACTGAATACCAAGGATCAGCCAAAGTTATTACAGTCAAATTGCAATCCTTGAGAAGACAGTTCGAGACTTTAAACATGAAGCCAAATGAAGCAGTAAAAGAATATCTAGCAAAAGCAGCATCCATAGTGACACAGATGCGTGCCTATGGAGACAAGATTTCTGATGAAATTATGGTCGCCAAAGTTCTCAGGAGTTTACCAGTCAAGTTCGATCACGTGGTGGCAGCAATCGAAGAATCAAAGGACTTGAAGACTTTTACCTTTGATGAGTTAATGGGGTCACTACAAGCGCATGAGGCAAGAATCAACATGAACCACACACAAGAAGAAGAACAAGCCTTTCAGATCCAAGGGGAGCAAAACAGATTTTCTGGCGGTAGAGGAAGAGTAAGAACATCATCATTTCGAGGCCGTGGACGAGGCAGATCACGGGGAGCAGTGGTTCGATGTGACCACTGTGGAAAGCTTGGTCATAAGGAAGAAGATTGGTGGGCAAAGCAAGGTCAAGCAAAATATACggaagaagagtatgttgaacgAGATGAATGTCTATTCATGACCTACGGAAACCAAGCTAGCCGAAAGAAGGAGATATGGTACATAGACAGCGCATGTTCAAATCATATAACAGGTACACGTGAAAAATTCAAGAATTTGGATGAATCAGAAAAATCCCGTGTGAAACTTGGTGATGATAAAGTTGTAACCATCAAAGGAACGGGAACTGTCACTATAAGCATAGAAGGAAAAGACAAACTCATCAAGGATGTACACTTTGCTCCAGGTCTCGCTCACAACCTGATAAGTGTGGGATAG